The following is a genomic window from Oxyura jamaicensis isolate SHBP4307 breed ruddy duck unplaced genomic scaffold, BPBGC_Ojam_1.0 oxyUn_random_OJ135, whole genome shotgun sequence.
TGAAAGGGACTTGCCAAACGTGTGCTTGAATTAGTCCTTGTCAGATAattcagttgtgttttcttactgtgtttttcctgcttgGGCAGGACCCCATGGCCATAAGCAGCaaatgcccaacagcagctctgtgagcgagttcctcctgctggcattcacAGACaagcgggagctgcagctcctgcattttgggctcttcctgggcatctacctggctgccctcctgggcaacggcctcatcgTCACCGCCGTAGCTtgcgaccaccgcctccacactcccatgtacttcttcctcctcaaccttgCCCTCCttgacctgggctgcatctccaccactctccccaaagccatggccaatgccCTCTGGAACACTagggccatctcctatcaaggatgtgctgcacaggtctttctttttgtctccttgGCTGGTACagagttttcctttctcaccaTCATGTCCTAcgaccgctacgttgccatctgcaagcccctgcactacgggagcctcctgggcagcagagcttgtgtccagatggcagcagctgcctggggcagtggctttctcagtgctgtcctgcacacggccactacattttccctgcccctctgccaaggcaatgctgtggaccagttcttctgtgagatcccccagatcctcaagctctcctgctcagatgcctacctGAGGGAAGTTGGGGCACTTGTCTTTACTCTTTTGttagtatttctttgttttgtttacattgtggtgtcctatgtgcagatcttcagggtggtgctgaggatgccctctgagcagggccgacataaagccttttccacgtgcctccctcacctggccgtggtctcTATGACTGTTAGCACTGGCttgtttgcctacctgaagcctCCCTCCATCACCTCCCAGTCGCTGGACCTGGTGGTGTCTTTTCTGTactcggtggtgcctccagcagtgaaccccgtcatctacagcatgaggaaccaggagctcaaaTATGCagtgaggaaaatatttctatacaAGCTTCTTCATCATCAATAACGACTTCATTATTGTGATTATTAGCATATCATTTTTGTCATTATACTTATTATCAAAAAGTCATATTAGAAATAATCCTAACAGGACTAGCTGGTTAATTGGGAAACTGATAGTATGATTCCTATTAGTATATTTTTATGactattttaacagaaatttatCTTGATAGAAATAATGTTATTCTTGTCCTCCTGCATaccaagttttaaaattatttgtaaccagtcatagaatcatggaatcatagaatggcctgagctggaaaggacctcaaagatcatctagttccaaccccctacCATAGTTAGTGACACCTGCCAGTAGATCATGGTTTCTCAGGACTTCATCTAACTTGCCCTTGaagacctgcagggatggggcatccaatACATCTGTGGaaaacctgctccagtgcttcactatcctctgagtgaaaaattcccttctaacctctaatctgaatctcccctcttttaatttaaaatcatttccccttgtcctcttattatctacctgagtaagGAGTCCTTCTGCATCCCTTTTCTAAgaccctttaagtattgaaagtcTGCAATGCcatcaccccagagccttctcttctccaggctgaacagccccagctctctcagcctttcatcATAGGAGAGTTGCTCCAgccccttaatcatctttgtgaccttcctctggacccactctaacagcccacccccttcttgtgctgggggctccagagctggacacaggcctccaagtggggcctcacaagggcagagcagaggggggcaaccacctgcctccacctgctggcactcctcttttgatgcaacCCAGGCTACAGTTGGCCTTGTGGGCTGCCAGCACACACTTgtggctcatgttgagcttttcattgAGCAGaagccccaagtccttctctgcagggctggtctcaatgagttcttctctcAGCCTAgcctcatgtctgggatttcccgggcccaggtgcagcaccttgcacttggacttgctGAATGtcatgaggttcacatgggcccagtTCTtgagcctgtccaggtccccttggatggcatcccttccttttATGGCcatacaaggagcagctgaggtcactgggcctgttcagcctggagaagaagaggcttaagggggacctcattgtggtctacaacttcctcgtgagggggagtggagaggcaggtgacctattctccataatcagcagtgataggacccgcaggaatgaggttaagctgaggcaggggaagtttaggctggacatcaggaggaggttcttcaccgagagcTTCTTCACCgagaggttcttcaccaagaggctccccagtgaagtagtcactgcaccaagcctggctgaatttaagaagcgattggactgtgcacttagtcacatctctaaaattttgggtagacctgtgcagtgccaggagttggacttgatgagcataatgggtcccttccaactcgggatattctctgattctatgattctgtagtATCAACTGTGcaactcagcttggtgtcatctgcactCAATGCTGCTACCTATGTCCTTGATGAAGATACTAAACAGTAGTGGTCCCACGACAGAGCCCTGAGGTAAAGCACTTGTCATGACGCTCCACTTGGCTATAGATCCATTGATCACCACTCTGTGGTTTTGACCTTCTCCACTGAATAGTCAATCAATGAAATCCGTATCTCTTGAATCTGGAGACCAcgatgtcatgtgggaccgtgtcaaaggccttgcagaagtccaagGAGATGACATCGGTTGGTATTCCCTTGTCATCTGATGCAGTCACTCCGTTGTGGAAAGCCACCAGAGTGGTCTGGCACTGTCCTgctttcagttaggacagagttaattttcctcctagtagctggtagggatgttttggattaggatgagaagagtgctgataacatgctgatgtttgaattgctgcagagcagtgcttacaccaagccaaggacttttcagctcctcgctctgtcctgccagtgggcaggctgggggtgcagcaagagctgggaggggacagacccaggacagctgacccaaactggccaaaggagtattccatagcatctggggtcatgctgaacaatatataggggtggctagccggggtgggggccagctgcttggggttgggctgggcatcggtcagcgggtggtggggaattgcattgtgcatcacttgttttgtacacattattagtagtagtactattattattattattgttattatgattttaatgtcttaataaactgtctttatctcaactcacaggcttccctttcccgtttctctcccccatcccagagagggaagggggagggtgagcgaatggctgtgtggtgtttagctgtcagccaggttaaaccacaacaaacatTAAACAACAGATTTTAACAGCTTACTCTGCCTTTCATTGTTCTATATCAAACATCTTCTTGTCCCGAATTATTACTCTGTATATCACAGCTGGAAATAGGAAAAATCCTTCTGCACCTGTGCGCAGCCAGGTCTCTTAGGAAAGCAGGTAGGAGCTTGTGCAAACgggctgtaacatccagctgcAGAAGTCCGGtgtaagaaaaagagaagcaagcGCCAGGTGGCCAATGAGAgaaatgtcagggctggggtggtgaggagcaaCATTGTCCATGCAGTGTCAGacctcaagagtctgcttttcctctgtacGGGTGTCTCCAAAGGATATACCCTGAGTCAATATCAATTAGAAAATAATGCTCCAAACCAAAATTCAAATGAATGTATCCTTGaagatgggaaaatatttctaatagaTGGGTTTTGGAATCTTCCTCCTTAATTACAACATGAAAGCTCTCCCATTAGCGCCACAAGTCTTGAAGTCTTGAAGAAAGCTATGCAAGAGATGttaggagtttcttcattttaatgagttcCAAGGTGTATTTTGGTGCTGAGGCTATGACACTCAGCTGCTGAGGGAATGATGCAATTGCTTGAGCAAGtaaagtcagaaggaaaagttgaagtgctttggagtattaatgggccccaCCGAGGACTGTTACTAGGACAGCCTCCCCAGGGACTTGTTAGGGCAGATAATTGGAGGCCATGATTACAGACAGGCAAAGCACTGTGCTGAGAAAAGTCTTGTCTGGTTTTGGTGAAGCAAAAGGTCCAAGGCCTGACCGCAGCCACTGGGAGGGGAGATCTTGCACCCCCTGTCTGACTGTGGGCTAGTCTTGGGCTCTGTGGGATgtggtgggcagtgtgatgccagGAGAAGAACACAGGTATGACACCTCCCAGCATCTGCAGAGGGCTACAATGCAGCAGCGAGTCTCCATTGCAATGAGTATATCTTGTCTCTTCATAGGCTCTATTCAAAGGGACAAAAATGTCAGGGCTGTTGGGGCCTTCCATTCTTggcagcaccctctgccttctcctctgcaggctttcCTATGCTGTCCGACACTTTGCCCTATTTCCTTCAAGTCTgcagacacccatctctgtccaccaccttgctctcatcccggcatttccatcatttcacccATGTCTAGCCAAACCTCACCAACTGATCCCTGAAACACAAAACCAGGGCCTTATCACAGACACTATTTTCTGtgacctctggcaccacagcactacTCTTTGagggacatttcttcctcctggtGGCCAGTGCCAGCCTTCCAGGGCACACTTTGTGGcaatttttctctcctgttcttTCTTACTACCacagaaagctccatcagggtggaaaccactcctaAAGCAGGCATCCCAAACCATCAGGCTCCTTGCAGCCTGCCAGCCAaccagacacaagtcacctcaccagcattttccaagccatgggcctgctgctggccttgcagcatcttggctagacacagccaagccttgtgcctgctgctttccagtcatggactcaagcagaagggacaggacaacccatactggggccttctttctgtctgggtcctccTGGGtgtggaggcagaggggatcccacactcagcatgccaaccaggtgccttctgctggcctaccaggaCCACTGGCAGATGTCAGCTGAAAATCACAGATCCCAGGTGAAAGTgaagggtgacctgtcagctagTTTAGACAGAAGTGACCTCCCAGTCCCTTTCCATGacatgttcctgctgctgccctatcaACTACAGAGACTGTAGTGACCTCCCAGTCACTGCCACAGTCCCATTCCTCCTTCTGGGGCAGGACATCCTGAGGTAGAGCTGAGCTCATCAGAGCATTtccacccatctcctccttgtggCCCACAAGCTGAGCAGATCCAGGGCCCCACACATTCATCTCTGAATGTCCTGTGACTGCACAGCAACCTCACggttcctgccctgccccaagGGGACAAGTGCCTAAAGTGAAGGGTTAGGAGAGGGGCTAAAGGGGAAAAGCTAAATGCACAGGAACAGGGTTTTTGGATGTTAATTATTCATGGATGGGATTAGGGCTCACCTTTCTGGGTTAGAGATTAAGCAAATGTGGAGTGGGAGAGTTTGTTGTTCAGCTTGGGCTGTCGGGTCTGTGGGTAGGGTATGTGCAAGTTCTTTGttttagggttttgtttaggtCTGCAAGAAGTCGAGGGCTGTATAGAGCATTTTAATGGTAGTGTTAAGGGGAGGGATGAAAGTGAGCAAGAGAGTAAGGGTAATGTAATGGGGCTACGGACTAGATTTGGCTTCAAGGGTATTGTGGTCAAACAGTGGATTCCTGTCAGGGTGTGGAATAGCATTTAGGTGTAGGTGTTAATGTTACAGGTTAAAATAGGTCAAGGCCCTACATGACTGATTTAAGTCAGCTTTACTGCAGGATCAGCACTACCTGAACATTCTTACCTCTTCACAATCATTATCTTCTGCTGTCCAAGCTTCCCTATCCTCCCTCAAATCTCCCATCTCTCCTGGCCAGGCTTCTCGTGACTTCCCCATATCAGTCATCTTCTCAGGGGCAGCTTTCTGATGGCTTTCATGAACTCAGAGTAGCTGTCTCACCTGTGTTGGCTcctctgttcctgagaaagaagcagctcctaagccagcagggagaggggcacCAAGGTCTGCAGGAGCACCCTTCACCATGTGCCCATCAGCTCTGCCCCACCGCAGACACGTGCGTCCTGCCTACAAGTTTTGGCTCCAGAATGGCTCCTCCGGATCCAGGGTAACTTTTTTCCAGGCCTTTATGCATGCTTGGTTTTCCCAGAGGCATCTTGGAGGCAGTGGCCGCCTTTGTgtagaaaactgaaagcagccctgaaggaTGAGCAGATGTGGCCCGCAGGGCTTTAAATAGGGTCTCCTCAATTCTTCTGCAGTCTTATATGCCTTCACCTGCTGGCTCTTCAGCACCTCCCCTGGCATTGCAGAGCCCTCCTTAGCCCCTGCACACCTCCGATTTgcttttcccctaaaagattCTGTGGATGGTCACTCATTTAATGAGGTTCTATTCACTTCTCATGGAGCACATTGTGCCTGGGTTCCCCTGACATCTcctggcagctccagctgcctctCCAGGCTGGCATTGGCCATCAGCCCCAAGGCAGTGGCACATTCCTGTGCAGTTGAGTCCAAGAGCAGTTGCTGTCTGCTGTGGTAAGGGCTGTCATAAAGCTGGCTCTTAGTCCTGCCCTTGGTCCCTCACAGACCACCCTGGGACTTTCAGCCCGTGTTCTTCACTCCATGACGAACCCCAGCAGGGAGCAACCCCT
Proteins encoded in this region:
- the LOC118158770 gene encoding olfactory receptor 14J1-like, translating into MPNSSSVSEFLLLAFTDKRELQLLHFGLFLGIYLAALLGNGLIVTAVACDHRLHTPMYFFLLNLALLDLGCISTTLPKAMANALWNTRAISYQGCAAQVFLFVSLAGTEFSFLTIMSYDRYVAICKPLHYGSLLGSRACVQMAAAAWGSGFLSAVLHTATTFSLPLCQGNAVDQFFCEIPQILKLSCSDAYLREVGALVFTLLLVFLCFVYIVVSYVQIFRVVLRMPSEQGRHKAFSTCLPHLAVVSMTVSTGLFAYLKPPSITSQSLDLVVSFLYSVVPPAVNPVIYSMRNQELKYAVRKIFLYKLLHHQ